Proteins encoded within one genomic window of Lysinibacillus sphaericus:
- a CDS encoding beta-ketoacyl-ACP synthase III: MNAGIIGLGRYVPEKVVTNFDLEKIMDTSDEWIRTRTGIEERHFAADNQETSDLAVAAAKDAIAKAGITPEEIGLILVATVTQDQTFPSVACMVQEQIGAVNAAAMDQAAACAGFIYSLVTAKQFVESNAYKYVLVVGVEKLSKVINWEDRNTAVLFGDGASAAIVGPVSEGRGILSFELGADGTGGKHLYLTQQDTIAMNGREVFKFAVRQMGESAVNVLDKAGLTKEEVDFLIPHQANIRIMESARERLALPAEKMSKTIHKYGNTSAASIGISLVEELEAGKIKDDDLLVLVGFGGGLTWGAVALRWGK, translated from the coding sequence ATGAACGCAGGTATTATAGGTTTAGGCAGATACGTTCCTGAAAAGGTCGTGACGAATTTTGACTTAGAAAAAATTATGGATACGTCGGATGAATGGATTCGAACTCGTACTGGAATTGAAGAACGTCATTTTGCTGCAGATAATCAAGAAACTTCAGATTTAGCAGTAGCTGCTGCGAAAGATGCTATAGCCAAAGCAGGTATTACGCCTGAAGAAATAGGATTAATACTTGTAGCAACTGTAACGCAAGATCAAACATTTCCTAGTGTAGCATGTATGGTTCAAGAGCAAATTGGTGCGGTAAATGCAGCAGCAATGGACCAAGCAGCGGCTTGTGCAGGATTTATATATAGCTTAGTGACAGCAAAACAATTTGTAGAATCAAATGCTTATAAATATGTCTTAGTAGTAGGTGTTGAAAAGCTGTCAAAAGTCATTAATTGGGAAGATCGTAATACGGCTGTTTTATTTGGTGATGGTGCTAGTGCTGCCATTGTTGGCCCAGTATCAGAAGGTAGAGGGATTTTATCATTTGAGCTTGGGGCAGACGGTACAGGCGGCAAACATCTATATTTAACGCAACAGGATACAATTGCGATGAACGGTCGCGAAGTATTTAAGTTTGCTGTACGCCAAATGGGTGAATCAGCAGTAAATGTATTAGATAAAGCAGGTTTAACAAAAGAAGAAGTTGATTTTTTAATTCCGCATCAAGCGAATATTCGAATTATGGAATCGGCACGTGAACGTTTAGCATTACCAGCGGAAAAAATGTCAAAAACGATTCACAAATATGGCAATACATCGGCTGCTTCTATTGGTATTTCTTTAGTAGAAGAGCTTGAAGCAGGTAAGATAAAAGATGATGATCTATTAGTACTTGTCGGTTTTGGCGGTGGCTTAACATGGGGTGCCGTTGCATTAAGATGGGGAAAATAA
- a CDS encoding metal-sulfur cluster assembly factor: protein MDQDMKDSMLSALENVIDPELGIDIVNLGLVYDVELDDEGLATVTMTLTSMGCPMGPVIVDQVNTALSELPEVKSTNVNIVWNPPWSKDKMSRYAKMALGVR, encoded by the coding sequence ATGGATCAAGATATGAAAGACAGCATGCTAAGTGCATTAGAAAATGTAATTGACCCTGAGCTTGGTATTGATATCGTCAACTTAGGTTTAGTATATGATGTAGAGTTAGATGACGAAGGTTTAGCGACCGTTACAATGACACTGACTTCAATGGGATGCCCAATGGGACCAGTGATTGTTGATCAAGTGAATACAGCTTTAAGTGAACTACCAGAAGTGAAAAGTACAAATGTCAATATTGTATGGAATCCACCTTGGTCAAAAGATAAGATGTCTCGCTATGCGAAAATGGCTTTAGGCGTTCGTTAG
- a CDS encoding YjzD family protein, with protein sequence MQYIVTFIWSFLLVSMLNYVVSAVIGVPFDFQTGAILSVVFSVLIFVIGAIIPNEPTPEAADHH encoded by the coding sequence ATGCAATATATCGTAACGTTCATATGGTCATTCTTACTAGTTTCCATGTTAAACTACGTAGTAAGTGCTGTAATCGGAGTACCATTTGATTTCCAAACTGGTGCGATTCTTTCAGTTGTATTCTCTGTACTAATTTTTGTTATTGGCGCAATCATTCCAAACGAGCCAACTCCAGAAGCTGCAGACCATCATTAA
- the trpS gene encoding tryptophan--tRNA ligase, which produces MTTIFSGVQPTGIVTLGNYLGAFKQFPALQHEGNAIYCIVDQHAITVAQDPKELRQNIRNLAATYIATGIDPQKSTLFIQSEVPAHAQAGWMLQCVASIGELERMTQFKDKSHGKETVSAALLTYPPLMAADILLYNTNIVPVGDDQKQHIELTRDLAERFNKRYGEVLTIPEIQLPKAGARIKSLQEPTKKMSKSDPNTKATIKLLDTAKDIEKKIKSAVTDSDGIVAFDVENKPGVSNLLTIESAISGVAIEDLVKKYEGIGYGGFKQGVASAVIDHLTPIQERFYNLVESSELDIILDEGAEKANAIASATLKRMEQAMGLGRTNR; this is translated from the coding sequence ATGACAACTATTTTTTCAGGCGTACAGCCAACAGGTATTGTAACATTAGGCAATTATCTTGGTGCATTCAAGCAATTCCCAGCACTACAGCATGAAGGGAATGCTATTTACTGTATCGTTGATCAACATGCCATTACTGTTGCGCAAGATCCAAAAGAGTTACGTCAAAACATCCGTAATTTAGCGGCTACTTATATTGCGACTGGAATTGACCCTCAAAAGTCAACGTTATTCATTCAATCTGAAGTACCAGCTCATGCACAAGCGGGATGGATGCTACAATGTGTCGCTTCTATTGGTGAACTAGAGCGTATGACACAGTTTAAAGATAAATCACATGGTAAAGAAACTGTTTCAGCAGCTCTTTTAACCTATCCACCATTAATGGCGGCTGATATTTTATTATATAACACGAATATTGTTCCTGTAGGGGATGATCAAAAACAGCATATTGAGCTAACACGTGACCTTGCAGAGCGCTTTAACAAGCGTTATGGTGAAGTGTTAACGATTCCTGAAATCCAATTACCAAAAGCTGGAGCTCGTATTAAATCATTACAAGAACCTACAAAAAAAATGAGCAAATCTGATCCAAATACAAAAGCAACGATTAAACTTTTAGATACAGCAAAAGATATCGAGAAAAAAATCAAATCTGCTGTCACTGACTCTGATGGTATTGTGGCATTTGATGTTGAAAATAAACCAGGTGTTTCAAACTTACTAACGATTGAATCCGCTATTTCAGGTGTAGCAATTGAAGATTTGGTGAAAAAGTATGAAGGCATCGGGTACGGTGGCTTCAAACAAGGTGTCGCTTCAGCAGTAATCGACCACCTAACACCAATTCAAGAAAGATTTTATAACCTTGTAGAGTCATCTGAACTGGACATTATTTTGGATGAAGGTGCAGAAAAAGCAAATGCTATTGCAAGCGCAACTTTAAAGCGTATGGAACAAGCAATGGGCTTAGGCCGCACAAACCGCTAA
- a CDS encoding Crp/Fnr family transcriptional regulator, whose product MVLKDSTQEKIKALFQNNGVFIKVNKDSKIFLEGERAKEIYYIKTGAISISQETESGKELTVRICGPDSIIGEGSLFCNLTYFSMTAKVLESSTLYVLSRKSLEHLLVEQPQLMVEYMKWLQTENLKYQSRLRDLVLNGKKGALFSTLIRLSNTYGKPLEDGSIFIDFPLTNSEIANLCATSREMINRMLNDLKKHHILSFEKGYITIIDLQYLKDEIACENCPLQICRID is encoded by the coding sequence ATGGTACTAAAGGATAGTACACAAGAGAAAATAAAGGCTCTTTTTCAAAATAATGGCGTTTTCATCAAAGTGAATAAGGATAGTAAAATTTTCTTAGAAGGAGAACGTGCTAAAGAAATATATTATATTAAAACAGGCGCTATTTCGATTAGTCAGGAAACCGAGAGCGGCAAAGAATTAACCGTTCGAATTTGCGGTCCTGATAGTATAATTGGCGAGGGTTCATTATTTTGTAACCTCACGTATTTTTCGATGACGGCAAAAGTTTTAGAATCTTCCACGTTATATGTCTTAAGTCGTAAATCATTAGAGCACCTATTAGTTGAGCAACCGCAATTAATGGTAGAGTATATGAAGTGGTTGCAAACAGAAAATTTAAAATACCAAAGTCGTCTACGCGATTTAGTATTAAACGGTAAAAAAGGTGCTTTATTTTCAACGCTTATTCGCCTTTCGAATACGTACGGTAAGCCATTAGAAGATGGGTCAATTTTTATTGATTTTCCATTAACAAACTCTGAGATTGCGAATTTGTGTGCAACAAGTAGAGAAATGATTAACCGTATGTTGAACGATTTAAAAAAGCATCATATTCTATCCTTCGAAAAAGGCTATATTACGATTATAGATTTGCAATATTTAAAAGATGAAATTGCTTGTGAAAATTGTCCATTGCAAATTTGCCGTATTGATTGA
- the spxA gene encoding transcriptional regulator SpxA, producing MVTLFTSPSCTSCRKAKAWLEEHEIPYTERNIFSEPLSISEIKEILRMTEDGTDEIISTRSKIFQKLNVDVESLPLQRLYELIQEYPGLLRRPIILDEKRLQVGYNEDEIRRFLPRKVRAYQLQEAQRMVN from the coding sequence ATAGTTACTTTATTTACATCACCAAGTTGTACGTCTTGTCGTAAAGCAAAAGCATGGTTAGAGGAGCATGAAATTCCTTATACAGAACGTAATATTTTTTCTGAACCGTTAAGCATTAGTGAAATCAAAGAGATTTTACGAATGACGGAGGATGGAACAGACGAAATTATTTCTACTCGTTCTAAGATATTCCAAAAATTGAATGTAGATGTTGAGAGCTTACCTTTACAACGCTTATATGAATTAATTCAAGAATATCCTGGATTATTACGCCGACCAATAATTTTAGATGAGAAAAGACTGCAAGTAGGCTATAACGAAGATGAAATTCGACGATTTTTACCGCGTAAGGTTAGAGCTTATCAATTACAAGAAGCACAGCGTATGGTGAACTAA
- a CDS encoding serine aminopeptidase domain-containing protein gives MFVKTEIWGQIPLLHIYTDNMNEKTPVVIFLHGFMSAKEHNLHYAYQLVNKGVRVLLPDAKFHGARSEGLTETQMNLHFWDIVLNSIHEVKQLYKELKNKQLVASDKIGVAGTSMGAIVTSGCLKLYDWIQTAAICMGSPTFIKLGAYQLQQLAKSGVKWPMSEQEVQKTNALLATYDISLTPEQFAGRPVFFWHGEQDKTVPFQDTYDFYCSLRAYYEENPSNLKFIADKHAGHAVTRDGMLAATEWLAQHLA, from the coding sequence CCAGTAGTTATTTTCTTACATGGCTTTATGAGTGCAAAAGAACATAATTTACATTATGCTTATCAGTTGGTAAATAAAGGGGTGCGTGTCCTACTACCAGATGCAAAATTCCATGGTGCACGTAGTGAAGGATTAACAGAGACTCAAATGAATTTACATTTTTGGGACATTGTCTTAAATTCTATTCATGAAGTAAAACAATTATATAAAGAATTAAAGAATAAGCAACTTGTAGCTAGCGATAAAATTGGTGTAGCCGGTACTTCAATGGGAGCCATCGTTACATCTGGCTGTTTAAAGCTTTATGATTGGATACAAACTGCGGCAATATGTATGGGTAGTCCAACTTTTATTAAACTAGGAGCCTATCAATTACAGCAATTGGCTAAAAGTGGTGTAAAGTGGCCGATGTCAGAACAAGAAGTACAAAAAACAAACGCACTTCTCGCAACGTATGATATTAGTTTAACACCGGAACAGTTTGCTGGACGACCTGTGTTCTTTTGGCATGGTGAGCAAGATAAAACCGTACCATTTCAGGATACGTATGATTTTTATTGTTCATTACGTGCATACTATGAAGAAAATCCGAGCAATTTAAAATTTATTGCAGATAAACATGCTGGTCATGCCGTGACACGTGATGGTATGCTAGCAGCAACGGAATGGCTTGCACAGCATTTGGCATAA
- the fabF gene encoding beta-ketoacyl-ACP synthase II gives MSKRRVVITGIGAVTPLGNSIEETWANIKAGKSGVGELTRLNKDLFAAKIAAEVKDFDIEKYIERKEARKMDRFTHYALAASIMAMEDAQLTIDEELAPRAGVWIGSGIGGMETYEQQFLTFQERGARRVSPFFIPMMIPDMASGQVSIHFGAKGINSCSVTACASGTNSIGDAFKVIERGDADVMISGGAESPIVTMAVAGFCANTALSLNTDPQTASRPFDKNRDGFIIGEGAGIVILEEYEHAKARGAKIYAEVLGYGSTGDAHHITAPAPEGEGAARAMTQALQDGGVDPSQVGYINAHGTSTPYNDLFETQAVKTAFGEHAYKLAMSSTKSMTGHLLGAAGGVEAIFTALALKEGILPPTINLTEPDPECDLDYVPNEARKANIEYAMSNSLGFGGHNASLLFKKIEE, from the coding sequence ATGAGTAAACGACGAGTAGTAATTACAGGAATTGGCGCAGTAACACCACTAGGTAATAGCATCGAAGAAACATGGGCAAACATTAAAGCTGGTAAATCAGGCGTTGGTGAATTAACACGCTTAAATAAAGACCTATTCGCTGCAAAAATCGCGGCTGAAGTAAAAGACTTTGATATTGAAAAGTATATTGAACGTAAAGAAGCTCGTAAAATGGATCGTTTCACGCACTATGCACTAGCTGCGTCAATTATGGCGATGGAAGATGCACAGCTTACAATTGATGAAGAGTTAGCACCGCGTGCAGGTGTATGGATTGGCTCTGGTATCGGTGGTATGGAAACATATGAACAACAATTTCTAACATTCCAAGAGCGTGGCGCACGTCGTGTTAGTCCATTCTTTATTCCAATGATGATTCCAGATATGGCTTCAGGTCAAGTATCTATTCACTTTGGTGCGAAAGGAATCAACTCTTGTTCAGTAACAGCTTGTGCATCAGGTACGAACTCAATCGGTGATGCATTTAAAGTAATTGAGCGTGGAGATGCAGATGTGATGATTTCTGGTGGAGCCGAATCACCAATCGTGACGATGGCAGTGGCAGGCTTCTGTGCAAATACAGCATTATCTTTAAATACGGATCCTCAAACAGCTTCTCGACCATTTGATAAAAACCGTGACGGCTTTATTATTGGTGAAGGTGCCGGAATTGTTATTTTAGAAGAATATGAACATGCAAAAGCGCGTGGCGCAAAAATTTATGCTGAAGTTCTTGGCTACGGTTCAACTGGCGATGCGCATCATATTACTGCACCAGCTCCAGAAGGTGAAGGTGCTGCACGTGCAATGACGCAAGCATTACAAGATGGTGGCGTAGACCCTTCACAAGTAGGCTACATTAATGCACACGGAACAAGTACACCGTACAACGATTTATTTGAAACACAAGCTGTAAAAACTGCCTTTGGTGAACATGCTTATAAATTAGCAATGAGTTCTACTAAATCGATGACAGGTCACTTATTAGGTGCTGCTGGTGGTGTTGAAGCTATTTTTACAGCACTAGCATTGAAAGAGGGCATTTTACCTCCAACAATTAACCTAACAGAGCCAGACCCTGAGTGCGATTTAGATTATGTACCAAATGAAGCGCGTAAGGCGAACATTGAATATGCAATGAGTAATTCTCTTGGTTTTGGTGGTCATAACGCAAGTCTATTATTCAAAAAAATAGAGGAATAA
- a CDS encoding ATP-dependent Clp protease ATP-binding subunit, protein MQFQQTDDKKPLEQFGRNLVEEVKNGKMDPVIGRDEEIRNVIRILTRKTKNNPVLIGEPGVGKTAIVEGLAQRIVKGDVPEGLKECVLYELDMSALIAGASYRGQFEERLKGVLKEVKESEGRIILFIDEIHTIVGAGKTDGAMDAGNMLKPMLARGELHCIGATTLDEYRMYIEKDPALERRFQQVLVREPSIEDTVSILRGLKERFELHHAVRIHDRAIVAAAELSNRYITERFLPDKAIDLIDEACAMIRTEIDSMPQELDAVTRRIMQLEIEEQALRKEKDEASKKRLEQLQEELTKLKSSSEGMRQQWEAEKETLQGIQKKRESLDKYRRDLDEAESKYDLNKAAELRHGKIPALEKEIQEMEKQLENGSETRILREEVTSEEIASIVSRWTGIPVTKLVEGEREKLLRLKDTLHERVVGQDNAVQLVTEAVWRARAGIKDPHRPIGSFLFLGPTGVGKTELAKALAAQLFDSEEHFIRIDMSEYMEKHSVSRLVGAPPGYIGYEEGGQLTEAVRRNPYSVVLLDEIEKAHPDVANILLQILDDGRITDSQGRMVNFTNTVVILTSNIGSSYLMEAQKDDPAVEDLVMAALRQHFKPELLNRMDDIILFHALSEEHFTAIAWKYVEQLVKRVAEQEITLDVAQDVIDWVVEQGADPQFGARPLKRFVQRYIETAVAKELLRGEVLPGETLHIKMCDGQCVVEK, encoded by the coding sequence ATGCAATTTCAACAAACAGATGATAAAAAACCATTAGAGCAATTTGGTCGTAACTTAGTCGAAGAAGTAAAAAACGGCAAAATGGATCCCGTCATTGGGCGTGATGAAGAAATTCGTAATGTCATTCGAATTTTAACACGTAAAACAAAAAATAACCCTGTGTTAATTGGTGAACCTGGGGTTGGTAAAACAGCCATCGTAGAAGGCTTGGCACAACGTATTGTTAAAGGTGATGTGCCAGAAGGTTTAAAAGAGTGCGTGCTATATGAGCTGGATATGAGTGCATTAATAGCTGGTGCAAGTTATCGTGGGCAATTTGAAGAACGATTAAAAGGTGTGCTAAAAGAAGTGAAAGAATCTGAAGGGCGCATTATTTTATTTATCGATGAAATTCATACAATTGTTGGTGCGGGTAAAACGGATGGTGCAATGGATGCAGGTAATATGTTAAAGCCAATGCTTGCACGTGGTGAACTTCATTGTATAGGAGCGACTACATTAGACGAATATCGTATGTATATTGAAAAAGATCCTGCTTTAGAACGTCGCTTCCAACAAGTGCTTGTACGTGAACCATCTATTGAAGATACCGTTTCGATTTTACGTGGTTTAAAAGAACGTTTTGAACTACATCATGCAGTGCGCATTCATGACCGAGCAATTGTAGCTGCTGCTGAGCTTTCAAATCGCTATATTACGGAACGTTTTTTACCAGATAAAGCGATTGATTTAATCGATGAGGCATGTGCGATGATTCGAACAGAAATTGATTCAATGCCACAAGAGCTAGATGCGGTGACTCGTCGTATTATGCAGTTAGAAATTGAAGAACAAGCATTGCGTAAGGAAAAGGACGAGGCGAGTAAAAAACGCCTTGAACAATTACAAGAAGAGTTAACAAAGCTTAAAAGTTCATCAGAAGGCATGCGTCAACAATGGGAAGCAGAGAAAGAAACACTGCAAGGTATCCAGAAAAAACGTGAGTCACTAGATAAGTACCGTCGTGATTTAGACGAAGCGGAAAGTAAATATGATTTAAATAAAGCAGCGGAATTACGACATGGGAAAATTCCTGCACTTGAAAAAGAAATTCAAGAAATGGAAAAGCAATTAGAAAACGGTAGTGAGACACGTATTTTACGTGAAGAAGTGACTTCGGAAGAGATTGCTTCTATTGTATCTCGTTGGACAGGTATCCCTGTTACAAAGTTAGTTGAAGGGGAACGTGAGAAATTATTGCGTTTAAAAGATACGTTACATGAACGGGTGGTAGGGCAAGACAATGCTGTTCAACTCGTTACAGAAGCGGTTTGGCGTGCAAGAGCAGGCATTAAAGACCCACATCGTCCAATTGGTAGCTTCTTATTCCTAGGGCCAACGGGTGTTGGTAAAACAGAGCTAGCTAAAGCACTTGCTGCACAGCTATTTGATTCAGAGGAGCATTTTATTCGTATTGATATGAGTGAATATATGGAGAAACATAGTGTATCACGTCTCGTAGGTGCACCTCCAGGCTATATTGGCTATGAAGAAGGCGGTCAATTAACAGAAGCTGTTCGCCGTAATCCATATTCTGTCGTTTTACTCGATGAAATTGAAAAGGCGCATCCAGATGTAGCGAACATATTATTGCAAATTTTAGATGATGGTCGCATTACAGATAGTCAAGGACGAATGGTTAACTTTACAAATACCGTTGTAATTTTAACATCTAATATTGGTTCTAGCTATTTAATGGAGGCACAAAAAGATGATCCGGCAGTAGAAGATTTAGTGATGGCAGCATTACGTCAACACTTTAAACCAGAGTTATTAAACCGAATGGATGATATTATTCTGTTCCATGCGTTATCAGAAGAACATTTTACAGCGATTGCTTGGAAATATGTTGAGCAGCTTGTAAAACGTGTAGCTGAACAGGAAATTACGTTAGATGTCGCACAAGACGTCATAGATTGGGTTGTCGAGCAAGGTGCAGATCCACAGTTTGGGGCTCGTCCGTTAAAACGATTTGTGCAACGTTATATTGAAACAGCGGTTGCCAAGGAGTTATTACGTGGTGAAGTACTGCCTGGAGAAACTTTGCATATTAAAATGTGTGATGGTCAGTGTGTAGTGGAAAAATAA